Proteins encoded in a region of the Candidatus Methylomirabilota bacterium genome:
- a CDS encoding RHS repeat domain-containing protein — MLVGLVACLLLAPVPATSQQAAIHYVYDDLNRLIAVVDQQGNVGTYTYDATGNLLRVDRFDAAAIPGAVGITLVSPNKGKVGTTVQIFGKGFSATPSQNSVVFNGTAATVTAAAPNRIVTSVPTGATTGPITVTTPLGSATSPTPFTVLGTITVSPTTATLFTDATQQFTATDDGGSTASVSWSVNGIVGGDPTVGTISTEGFYTAPATVPAPSTVTITAEHADDRTLSASASITITPRPLAFLISPRVSVTFAQRTVDKNLTSSVSVHVAVPTSLAVAGQIGVQVAPALAAAVAGAVGVQVAPATAFVVTPEVGVALEPVITSISPVSATAGTTSFSITITGVGFSGATSLTFLRSNAADASITVTNLAVNPDGTQATATISIAAGAALGARVVQIATPARTSTAAGTGGNLFTVQ; from the coding sequence TTGCTTGTTGGGCTCGTCGCCTGCCTGCTGCTCGCCCCCGTCCCCGCCACCAGTCAGCAGGCGGCGATCCACTACGTCTACGACGACCTCAACCGCCTGATCGCCGTCGTGGATCAACAGGGCAACGTCGGGACCTATACCTACGACGCGACCGGAAATCTCCTGCGGGTCGATCGCTTCGACGCCGCGGCCATCCCGGGCGCCGTCGGCATCACCCTGGTCAGCCCGAACAAGGGCAAGGTCGGCACGACTGTCCAGATCTTCGGCAAGGGCTTCAGCGCCACGCCCAGCCAGAACAGCGTCGTCTTCAACGGGACGGCGGCCACCGTCACGGCGGCGGCGCCGAATCGCATCGTGACGTCCGTTCCCACCGGCGCCACCACGGGCCCGATCACGGTGACGACGCCCTTGGGGTCGGCGACCTCGCCGACGCCCTTCACGGTGCTCGGCACCATCACCGTTAGCCCGACCACTGCGACGCTCTTCACAGACGCCACGCAGCAGTTCACGGCGACCGACGACGGAGGCTCGACGGCGTCGGTGAGCTGGAGCGTCAACGGGATTGTCGGCGGCGACCCCACCGTGGGGACGATCTCGACGGAAGGTTTCTATACCGCCCCGGCGACAGTTCCCGCGCCGTCCACTGTGACCATCACCGCCGAGCACGCCGATGACCGGACGTTGAGCGCATCGGCCTCGATCACGATCACCCCACGGCCCCTGGCGTTTCTTATCTCGCCGAGGGTCAGCGTGACGTTTGCCCAACGGACAGTCGACAAGAACCTCACCAGCTCCGTCAGCGTGCACGTCGCCGTCCCGACGTCCCTGGCCGTCGCTGGGCAGATCGGCGTTCAGGTTGCTCCCGCGCTCGCCGCCGCCGTGGCCGGAGCCGTCGGCGTTCAGGTGGCCCCCGCGACCGCGTTCGTGGTGACACCAGAGGTCGGCGTGGCACTCGAGCCCGTCATCACTTCGATCTCGCCGGTGAGTGCCACTGCCGGCACCACGAGTTTCTCGATCACGATCACCGGGGTCGGATTCTCCGGAGCCACCAGTCTCACCTTTCTCCGGAGTAACGCGGCTGACGCGAGTATCACGGTGACGAACCTGGCGGTCAACCCAGACGGAACTCAGGCGACGGCGACGATCTCGATTGCCGCAGGAGCCGCCCTCGGTGCCCGGGTCGTGCAGATCGCCACCCCGGCACGGACATCCACCGCCGCGGGGACGGGCGGCAACCTGTTCACGGTGCAGTGA
- a CDS encoding response regulator, which yields MNLTTAATLLKGEAPVALTRSRKLVVLVVDDDDGVCAALTLVLEEEYEVLTAEDGPKALELLRSRRPDVILLDILMPGMGGLEVLARMKEADPQVAVILVTAVNEVGTAVKGMKLGALDYITKPWNESALLASVRGAASRQGAPRGVLLIGDDMGPLAALQLALEQNVRVTTLPPAAVGLPGLERAPALVIFDSMLAPEAAAGFVRALRERFARVPLMVMTRDIHMAMRVPELAALAPARLIEKPYRLNEVLSRIAALLSPRVRLNGSWRYLGPHVHRAIDHMAAHYQEPLSVSDMAQAVGLSVDRLTHVFRDGLGVAVKDYLERLRVTVGRRLLAETDLKMDEVGQRCGFADASHFSRVFMDHTGTRPGEYRRRSAVLRGA from the coding sequence ATGAACTTGACCACCGCCGCGACACTCCTCAAGGGGGAGGCGCCCGTGGCCCTAACCCGATCGAGAAAACTGGTCGTGTTGGTCGTCGACGACGACGACGGTGTCTGCGCCGCCCTCACCCTCGTTCTTGAAGAGGAGTACGAGGTCCTCACGGCCGAGGACGGCCCGAAGGCGCTCGAACTCCTCCGCTCGCGCCGGCCCGATGTCATCCTGCTGGACATCCTGATGCCCGGTATGGGCGGTCTTGAAGTACTGGCGCGAATGAAGGAAGCCGACCCCCAGGTCGCGGTCATTCTCGTCACCGCCGTCAACGAGGTGGGGACGGCTGTGAAAGGGATGAAGCTCGGCGCCCTCGATTACATCACCAAGCCGTGGAACGAGTCGGCGCTGCTCGCCAGCGTCCGGGGCGCGGCGAGTCGCCAGGGTGCGCCCCGCGGGGTCCTCCTGATCGGCGACGACATGGGGCCGCTGGCAGCGCTGCAGCTCGCGCTCGAGCAGAATGTCCGCGTGACGACACTCCCGCCGGCCGCCGTGGGGCTTCCCGGGCTGGAGCGCGCGCCGGCGCTCGTGATCTTCGACAGCATGCTCGCCCCTGAGGCGGCCGCCGGGTTCGTGCGGGCCCTGCGCGAGCGCTTTGCCCGCGTGCCACTGATGGTGATGACGAGGGACATCCACATGGCCATGCGAGTGCCCGAGCTGGCCGCCCTGGCGCCCGCGAGGCTGATCGAAAAGCCCTATCGCCTCAACGAGGTGCTCAGCCGGATCGCGGCTCTCCTGTCTCCCCGCGTCCGACTGAACGGGTCGTGGAGGTACCTCGGCCCCCACGTGCACCGCGCGATCGATCACATGGCAGCCCACTACCAGGAGCCGCTCAGCGTATCGGACATGGCCCAGGCCGTGGGCCTCTCCGTGGACCGCCTGACCCACGTCTTCCGCGACGGGCTCGGCGTGGCAGTGAAGGACTACTTAGAACGGCTGAGGGTCACCGTGGGGCGGCGCCTCTTGGCGGAGACGGACTTGAAGATGGACGAGGTGGGTCAGCGCTGCGGCTTCGCCGATGCCTCGCACTTCTCCCGCGTGTTCATGGATCACACAGGGACACGCCCGGGCGAGTATCGCCGCCGCTCGGCCGTCCTCCGCGGCGCTTAG
- a CDS encoding MucR family transcriptional regulator, translated as MRPDGIVCLECGKLRKTLGTHARLRHRTTLDDYREKWGFNRQTAFVAADTAARLRRLALKRNLGAHGSAELLAKARAARRRKDLARRPEARLKDGAAKKQLYASGWQPRRYRKVDDRTLRRLAREGLDTKRIARKAGLSIDQTRSRLQALGLLPPHRRRRLVDRQRILALRREGLWPLEIARRMRIRRQLVLKILWIFRGQGVRVPTPRRPRPIKKRRVTDDEFLRAFRRAGTPAQMAARLGVSRAYVIYKTWYLRQRSLIAPVSRPRTRGRRAKLRRARPRSSRRRLPVPRRTRKDRRRGRESRDARTSAD; from the coding sequence ATCCGCCCGGACGGCATCGTTTGCCTCGAGTGCGGGAAGCTGCGCAAGACGCTCGGCACCCACGCCCGCCTCAGGCACCGGACGACGTTGGACGATTACCGGGAGAAGTGGGGCTTCAACCGCCAGACAGCGTTCGTCGCGGCCGACACCGCCGCCCGCCTCCGGCGCCTGGCCCTCAAGCGCAACCTCGGTGCCCATGGCTCAGCCGAGCTCCTCGCCAAAGCCCGAGCCGCGCGGCGCCGGAAAGACCTGGCCAGGCGCCCGGAGGCGCGCCTCAAAGACGGCGCGGCCAAGAAGCAGCTCTACGCCAGTGGCTGGCAGCCCCGCCGTTACCGGAAAGTCGACGACCGGACCCTCCGGCGCCTGGCCAGAGAGGGCCTCGACACCAAGCGAATCGCGCGGAAAGCGGGGCTCTCCATCGACCAGACGCGCAGCCGACTGCAGGCGCTGGGTCTGCTCCCGCCCCACCGGCGGCGCCGCCTGGTCGACCGTCAACGGATCCTCGCGCTTCGACGCGAGGGGCTCTGGCCGCTCGAGATCGCCCGCCGGATGCGCATCAGGCGGCAGCTCGTCCTCAAGATCCTCTGGATCTTCCGTGGCCAGGGCGTCAGGGTGCCGACGCCGCGCCGGCCGCGGCCGATCAAGAAACGCCGCGTCACCGACGACGAGTTCCTCCGCGCGTTCCGCCGCGCCGGCACGCCGGCCCAGATGGCCGCGCGTCTGGGCGTGTCGCGAGCGTACGTGATCTACAAGACCTGGTACCTCCGCCAGCGCAGCCTCATCGCCCCGGTCTCTCGCCCGCGAACGAGGGGGCGTCGCGCGAAACTCAGGCGGGCGCGACCTCGATCATCGCGTCGAAGGCTGCCTGTCCCGCGCCGAACGCGAAAAGATCGACGGCGGGGTCGGGAATCGAGGGACGCCCGGACGTCAGCCGATTGA